The sequence GCAACTCAGGCTGGCGGCGGACGAGGAGGAGATCGCGCCGGGCATCGCCGTCCTCTGGACCGGAGGGCATACGCGCTGCTCGCAAGCGGTGAAGATTCGAACCGCGAAGGGCAACGTCGTCCTGACCGGCGACGTAGCGTATTTGTACGACAACCTCGAGACGGAGCATCCGATCGGCCTCGGCGTCAGCTTGTACGAGTCGGTCGCGGCGCTGCGACGATTGAAGCGCGAAGGGGACGTGCTGCTCCCCGGCCATGACAAGCGAATCTTAGAACGGTATCCGGACGGGATTATCGCGTGAGGGTCCGTTCTTGGCGGGAGGAGGCGAATTCCTTACAATGAAAGCGTTACTGTGGACGGCGCCGGAGCGAATCGAATGGACGGACGTTCCGATGCCGGCGCCCGCGGACGGCGAGCTCTTGATTAAAGTGCATACGGTCGGCGTCTGCGGCTCCGATCTGGAAGGATATTTGGGCCACAACAGTTTGCGGAAGCCGCCGCTGCTCATGGGGCATGAGTTCTCGGGTACGGTCGAGCAGGTCGGAAGCGGGGGCGGCTTCGCGCCGGGACAGCGCGTCGTCGTCAATCCGCTGTCGTCGTGCGGCAGGTGCCGCCTCTGCGCGCAGGGGCTTCGCCAGCTGTGCGATCGCCGTTGCCTGATCGGAATTCATCGGGCCGGCGCATACGCGGAGTACGTCGTCGTCCCGTCGGACAACGCGGTCGCGCTGCCGGACGGCCTGCCGTTCGAGACGGCGGCGCTGACCGAACCGCTAGCTTGCTCGTTCCGCGCGGCGCGCCGGGCGATGGCGGGCCATGCGCTGGCCGACGTCGCCGTCGTCGGCGCCGGCGCGATCGGGCTGCTGGCCGCGTACTCGGCGCGGATCATGGGCGCGTCGGCGATCTACGTGATCGACGTGAACGAGGCGCGGCTGCGGACGGCGGAACGGCTCGGCATCGGCGTGCCGATCGACGCGAGGGGAGACGTCGAACGCGAGGTGAAGCGGCTTCGGGGCGAGAGCGGCGTCGACGTCGTCATCGACGCCGCCGGCTTTCAGCCGACGCGGACACTCGCCGCGTCGCTCGTCCGTACGGGAGGCGTCATCATGAATGTCGGCCTCGGCATCGACGACACGTCGGTGCCGATCAATCGGTTCATCCGCTCCGAGGTGGACGTGAAGGGCTCGTTCTGTTACGCCGATTCGGATTTCCAAGACGCGCTCCGGCTGTTGGCCGATTCGAAAGTAAGCGAGCGCGGGTGGACCGAGCTTCGGCCGTTGTCGGCCGGGGCGGACGCGTTCCGGGAGCTCGTCTCCGGACGTTGTCCGTCGGGGAAGATTTTGCTTCAATCGTAAGCGAAGCGAGGGGGCGGGCCGGATGAAGCTTGCGGGCAAGGTCGCCGTCGTTACCGGAGGAAGCCGCGGAATCGGCGCCGGCATCTGCGAAGAGCTGGCTGCGGCGGGGGCGGCCGTCGCGGTCAATTATACGAATCAAGAGTCGGAGGCGAACGCCGTCGTCGAACGGCTGCGCGGGGCGGGCGTTCCGGCGCGGGCGTTCCGGGCCGACGTCTCGAAGAAGAACGAGGTCGACCGGATGATGGACGATGCGGCGGAAGCGTTCGGGAGGATCGACATCCTGGTGAACAACGCCGGGATCTGCCCGTTTTCCGACTTCTTCGCGATCGACGAGGCGACGTGGCGGCGGACGATCGACGTCAATCTCGCCGGCGCGTTCTTCTGCTCTCAGGCGGCCGGTCGTCATATGCGGCGTCAAGGCGGCGGCTCCATCATTCACATCAGCACC is a genomic window of Paenibacillus antri containing:
- a CDS encoding zinc-dependent alcohol dehydrogenase yields the protein MKALLWTAPERIEWTDVPMPAPADGELLIKVHTVGVCGSDLEGYLGHNSLRKPPLLMGHEFSGTVEQVGSGGGFAPGQRVVVNPLSSCGRCRLCAQGLRQLCDRRCLIGIHRAGAYAEYVVVPSDNAVALPDGLPFETAALTEPLACSFRAARRAMAGHALADVAVVGAGAIGLLAAYSARIMGASAIYVIDVNEARLRTAERLGIGVPIDARGDVEREVKRLRGESGVDVVIDAAGFQPTRTLAASLVRTGGVIMNVGLGIDDTSVPINRFIRSEVDVKGSFCYADSDFQDALRLLADSKVSERGWTELRPLSAGADAFRELVSGRCPSGKILLQS
- a CDS encoding SDR family NAD(P)-dependent oxidoreductase; this translates as MKLAGKVAVVTGGSRGIGAGICEELAAAGAAVAVNYTNQESEANAVVERLRGAGVPARAFRADVSKKNEVDRMMDDAAEAFGRIDILVNNAGICPFSDFFAIDEATWRRTIDVNLAGAFFCSQAAGRHMRRQGGGSIIHISTVTAFRGGPEQVHYAASKGGLNSLTSSMAVALGPYGIRTNAILCGGVPTDINRRQFANGVPAPKAKSRGVPAGRIGSPEDIGKAVVFLASDDSEWVTGAALAVDGGALVL